The following proteins are co-located in the Penaeus monodon isolate SGIC_2016 chromosome 10, NSTDA_Pmon_1, whole genome shotgun sequence genome:
- the LOC119578107 gene encoding pigment-dispersing hormone type 1-like — MRSAVVVVLLVVMAVSLQLTLAVNLQYPERETVSELAAQILRVAQGPSAFVAGPHKRNSELINSLLGIPKVMNDAGRR; from the exons ATGCGCAGCGCCGTTGTGGTCGTCCTCCTGGTGGTGATGGCTGTGAGCCTTCAGCTGACACTCGCCGTCAACTTGCAGTACCCAGAGCGTGAG ACTGTGTCCGAGTTGGCGGCGCAGATCCTGCGCGTGGCTCAGGGACCCTCGGCCTTCGTCGCGGGACCTCACAAGCGCAACTCGGAGCTGATCAACTCCCTCCTGGGGATCCCCAAGGTCATGAACGACGccggaagaagatga
- the LOC119578102 gene encoding pigment-dispersing hormone type 1-like, with translation MRSAVVVVLLVVMAVSLQLTLAVNLQYPEREMVSELAAQILRVAQGPSAFDAGPHKRNSELINSLLGIPKVMNDAGKR, from the exons ATGCGCAGCGCTGTTGTGGTCGTCCTCCTGGTGGTGATGGCTGTGAGCCTTCAGCTGACACTCGCCGTCAACTTGCAGTACCCAGAGCGTGAA ATGGTGTCCGAGTTGGCGGCGCAGATCCTGCGCGTGGCTCAGGGGCCCTCGGCCTTCGACGCGGGACCTCACAAGCGCAACTCGGAGCTGATCAACTCCCTCCTGGGGATCCCCAAGGTCATGAACGACGCCGGAAAGAGATAG
- the LOC119578105 gene encoding pigment-dispersing hormone type 1-like: MRSAVVVVLLVAMDVSLQLTLAENLQYPEREMVSELAAQILRVAQGPSAFVAGPHKRNSELINSLLGIPKVMNDAGRR, from the exons ATGCGCAGCGCCGTTGTGGTCGTCCTCCTGGTGGCGATGGATGTGAGTCTTCAGCTGACTCTCGCCGAAAACTTGCAGTACCCAGAGCGTGAG ATGGTGTCCGAGTTGGCGGCGCAGATCCTGCGCGTGGCTCAGGGACCCTCGGCCTTCGTCGCGGGACCTCACAAGCGCAACTCGGAGCTGATCAACTCCCTCCTGGGGATCCCCAAGGTCATGAACGACGCTGGGAGGCGATAA